The following is a genomic window from Pseudomonas sp. FP2335.
TGCACCACGTCGCCGACCCGATCAAGGCATGCGACTACGCGGTACTGCTCAAGCGCCTGATCAAGAACATCGCCTACGACCATGAAATGGACACCACCTTCATGGCCAAGCCTTACCCAGGCCAGGCAGGCAACGGGCTGCACGTGCACATCTCCATTCTGGACAAGGACGGCAAGAACATCTTTGCCAGCGAGGATCCCGAGCAGAACGCCGCATTGCGTCACGCAATCGGCGGTGTGCTGGAGACCCTGCCCGCCCAAATGGCGTTCCTGTGCCCCAACGTCAACTCCTACCGTCGTTTCGGCGCACAGTTCTATGTGCCGAACTCGCCGTGCTGGGGCCTGGACAACCGCACCGTGGCGATTCGCGTACCGACCGGCTCGTCCGACGCCGTACGTATCGAACACCGCGTGGCCGGCGCCGACGCCAACCCGTACCTGCTGATGGCCTCGGTCCTGGCAGGCGTGCACCACGGTCTGACCAACAAGATCGAACCGGGCGCACCAGTGGAAGGCAACAGCTACGAGCAAAACGAGCAGAGCCTGCCGAACAACCTGCGTGATGCCCTGCGCGAGCTGGACGACAGCGAGGTGATGGCCAAGTACATCGATCCTAAATACATCGATATCTTCGTCGCCTGTAAGGAAAGTGAGCTGGAGGAGTTTGAGCACTCCATCTCCGACCTTGAGTACAACTGGTACCTGCATACCGTCTAACCGGCGGCTGCATAAAAAGAACGCCACAGGCTTTTGGTCTGTGGCGTTTTTTTATGGGTTTAATTCGGGAAACCGAGGTGGCCTCATCGCAGGCAAGCCAGCTCCCACAGTTGACTGCATTCCAAAGCTGGAACTCGGGCAACTGTGGGAGCTGGCTTGCCTGCGATGGCGGCCTTGAAGACAACACAGTTTCCTGCTCATACAATGCCCGCTGCCTTGTAGGAGACTTCCATGCCCCCCCGCCCCGCCGCCCCTCGCAAACCCCGCGCCCGTAGCCAGGCCCGGATCGACGCGATCCTAGACGCCGCCCGCACCTTGCTGGCCGCCGAAGGGGTGGCCGGTTTGTCGATCTATAGCGTGGCCGAGCGCGCGCAGATCCCGCCATCGTCGGTGTACCACTTTTTCGCCAGCGTACCGGCGCTGCTGGAAGCGTTGACAGCGGATGTGCACGCGGCCTTCCGTGCAGCAATCCAGGCGCCCATCGAGCATGAATCACTCAAGCACTGGCGGGACCTGTCCTACATCGTTGAACAGCGCATGCTGACCATCTATGAGCACGACGCCGCCGCACGCCAGTTGATCCTGGCGCAGCACGGGCTGACCGAAGTGACCCAGGCCGACCGTCAGCATGACTTGGAATTGGGCGACTTGATGCTCGCGGTGTTCAACCGC
Proteins encoded in this region:
- a CDS encoding TetR/AcrR family transcriptional regulator codes for the protein MPPRPAAPRKPRARSQARIDAILDAARTLLAAEGVAGLSIYSVAERAQIPPSSVYHFFASVPALLEALTADVHAAFRAAIQAPIEHESLKHWRDLSYIVEQRMLTIYEHDAAARQLILAQHGLTEVTQADRQHDLELGDLMLAVFNRHFEVPTLPKDVDVFALALELSDRVYARSMHQHGLITPRMAEEGMRVFDAYVGLYLPAYLPKR
- a CDS encoding glutamine synthetase family protein, whose product is MSVPPRAVQLNEANAFLKDHPEVLYVDLLIADMNGVVRGKRIERTSLHKVYEKGINLPASLFALDINGSTVESTGLGLDIGDADRICYPIPDTLCNEPWQKRPTAQLLMTMHELEGEPFFADPREVLRQVVSKFDDLGLTICAAFELEFYLIDQENVNGRPQPPRSPISGKRPHSTQVYLIDDLDEYVDCLQDILEGAKEQGIPADAIVKESAPAQFEVNLHHVADPIKACDYAVLLKRLIKNIAYDHEMDTTFMAKPYPGQAGNGLHVHISILDKDGKNIFASEDPEQNAALRHAIGGVLETLPAQMAFLCPNVNSYRRFGAQFYVPNSPCWGLDNRTVAIRVPTGSSDAVRIEHRVAGADANPYLLMASVLAGVHHGLTNKIEPGAPVEGNSYEQNEQSLPNNLRDALRELDDSEVMAKYIDPKYIDIFVACKESELEEFEHSISDLEYNWYLHTV